In Candidatus Cohnella colombiensis, one DNA window encodes the following:
- a CDS encoding PCYCGC motif-containing (lipo)protein, which yields MKSRWLLALPSAVLACGVILAACGGNGSSASHDHSESHEGETWEHRASYADLPDFTQDFTDRVQHLYSIVGEYEEIMKQVKCYCGCMDYNNAHDSLHRCYVASKSADEVVWTDHSGLCGICTAELSSIETWTKEGKTPEQIVQLIEDNFNPNI from the coding sequence ATGAAGTCCCGTTGGTTGCTAGCACTGCCGTCAGCCGTCTTAGCCTGTGGTGTCATTCTTGCTGCATGTGGAGGGAATGGCTCCTCCGCTAGTCACGACCATTCAGAATCTCATGAGGGTGAAACATGGGAGCATCGCGCATCTTACGCAGATCTACCCGACTTTACTCAAGACTTTACGGATCGCGTACAGCACCTATATTCGATCGTCGGTGAGTACGAAGAGATTATGAAGCAGGTAAAATGTTACTGTGGTTGCATGGACTACAATAACGCTCATGATTCACTCCACCGTTGTTATGTAGCAAGCAAGAGTGCTGATGAAGTTGTATGGACAGATCATAGCGGACTTTGCGGGATTTGTACTGCTGAGCTCTCCAGCATAGAGACTTGGACAAAAGAAGGCAAAACACCAGAACAAATCGTTCAACTCATCGAAGACAACTTCAACCCTAACATCTAA
- a CDS encoding thioredoxin family protein has protein sequence MNAKKIGIFAGMLAVLIILLLSLQFFEKNTVYGVPPNKLNSETKKLLKDENYNNIILPDTLNAKIENKESFFVYYFSATCPHCLFTTPLLKPVADELGINLHQFNLLEYKQYLRAMNISVTPTLVYYKDGVEIKRLEGGLKESETTVGYSLNDFRDFFNEYKPQGND, from the coding sequence ATGAACGCTAAGAAAATTGGTATCTTTGCCGGAATGCTTGCCGTATTAATTATACTTCTGCTGTCTTTGCAATTTTTTGAGAAGAACACAGTCTATGGTGTGCCTCCAAACAAGCTGAATTCAGAGACGAAGAAGTTATTGAAAGATGAAAACTACAATAACATCATTCTACCAGACACTTTAAACGCAAAAATTGAAAATAAAGAAAGCTTCTTCGTATATTATTTCTCGGCTACGTGCCCGCACTGTCTATTCACGACTCCTTTGCTCAAGCCGGTCGCAGATGAGCTTGGAATTAACCTGCATCAGTTCAACTTACTTGAATATAAGCAATATCTTCGCGCCATGAATATTAGCGTTACACCTACATTAGTGTACTACAAAGACGGGGTAGAAATAAAACGTCTCGAAGGCGGCTTGAAAGAATCGGAAACAACAGTCGGCTATAGCTTGAATGATTTCCGTGATTTCTTTAATGAATACAAGCCACAAGGTAACGACTGA
- a CDS encoding pseudouridine synthase, whose protein sequence is MKSTIRLDKMLGNLGFGTRSEIKLFVRQGAVTVNGAKVKDPGLQVDPTNDDVNLHGERIQYRDTIYVMLHKPAGVVSATEDNRDRTVLDLLDREVTVFQPFPVGRLDKDTEGLLLLTNDGKLAHELLSPRKHVPKTYRALVAGDVDHVDRDTFAQGVKLDDGYVTMPAQLQRLDNVDELTAAIAHVHRVGGTTDYVTLSWVELTIHEGKFHQVKRMFEAVGKKVLYLRRVSMGPLKLDAALAPGQWRELTQEEIDSLHNQRKDERE, encoded by the coding sequence ATGAAGTCAACGATCAGATTAGATAAAATGCTGGGCAATCTCGGATTCGGGACGAGGAGCGAAATTAAACTATTTGTGCGTCAAGGCGCAGTTACGGTCAATGGTGCAAAGGTGAAGGACCCTGGCTTGCAAGTCGATCCGACAAATGATGATGTGAATTTGCACGGGGAGCGAATTCAGTATCGAGATACGATCTATGTCATGCTACATAAGCCTGCTGGAGTTGTATCCGCAACCGAGGATAACCGAGATCGGACAGTACTTGACCTGCTCGATCGTGAAGTAACGGTGTTTCAGCCATTTCCAGTGGGTCGACTCGACAAGGATACAGAGGGATTGTTATTGCTTACGAATGACGGCAAGCTGGCGCATGAGCTATTATCGCCTCGCAAGCATGTTCCTAAGACGTATCGCGCTCTTGTCGCAGGCGATGTGGATCATGTCGATCGAGACACGTTCGCGCAAGGTGTCAAGCTAGACGATGGTTATGTGACGATGCCTGCGCAGCTACAACGCTTGGACAATGTCGATGAGCTGACTGCTGCGATTGCGCACGTTCATCGTGTAGGTGGAACGACCGATTACGTTACACTAAGCTGGGTTGAACTTACGATTCACGAAGGGAAATTTCACCAAGTGAAGCGAATGTTTGAAGCTGTTGGCAAGAAGGTGCTGTACCTTCGAAGAGTGTCGATGGGACCGCTGAAGCTGGATGCAGCTCTTGCTCCAGGGCAATGGCGGGAGTTAACGCAAGAGGAAATAGATAGCCTGCACAATCAACGGAAGGATGAGAGAGAATGA
- a CDS encoding Cof-type HAD-IIB family hydrolase: MSFRLIALDVDGTLINDQHEVTPRVRDAVRAAAAQGVEIVLCTGRGSTSALPVLAELGLEGTMITHNGASIVDSATKAILAETEIPAALARRYVDFAKARGIHYDMNTAFELYVETMEDHVALMYESMFALPIARSEAEGFPEGMVKMSLFADKESLDQLEEAWGDWQHDLQTVRSGDYFIDVQHPNASKGAALEQLATLRGISRDQILAIGNYYNDVGMLTFAGWGVAMDNSPEDVKALADEVTVSNNEDGVALIIEERVLNRK; the protein is encoded by the coding sequence ATGAGCTTTCGCTTAATCGCACTTGATGTAGATGGAACATTGATTAATGATCAACATGAGGTGACACCGCGTGTGCGGGATGCTGTGCGCGCTGCTGCTGCTCAGGGTGTAGAAATTGTATTGTGCACCGGACGTGGATCAACAAGCGCCTTGCCCGTATTAGCAGAGCTGGGGCTAGAAGGTACGATGATTACTCACAATGGAGCATCGATCGTCGATAGCGCAACGAAAGCAATTTTGGCAGAAACAGAAATACCAGCTGCTCTTGCTCGTCGTTATGTTGATTTCGCAAAAGCACGGGGCATTCATTATGATATGAATACAGCTTTTGAGCTTTATGTAGAGACAATGGAAGATCATGTCGCTTTAATGTATGAGAGTATGTTCGCACTTCCGATTGCACGCAGTGAAGCTGAAGGCTTCCCCGAAGGAATGGTTAAGATGTCGTTATTCGCGGATAAGGAATCACTTGATCAACTAGAAGAGGCTTGGGGGGATTGGCAGCATGACCTTCAGACCGTCAGAAGTGGAGACTACTTCATTGATGTGCAACATCCGAATGCATCAAAAGGAGCTGCACTTGAGCAACTCGCTACATTACGCGGCATTTCACGTGATCAAATATTAGCCATCGGCAATTATTATAATGATGTAGGGATGTTAACGTTCGCTGGATGGGGGGTCGCGATGGACAACTCTCCGGAGGATGTAAAGGCACTAGCTGATGAGGTAACGGTGTCCAACAATGAGGACGGTGTAGCACTCATCATTGAAGAGCGAGTACTTAATCGGAAATGA
- a CDS encoding GGDEF domain-containing protein, translating into MDIPLLTSNDIILLLTSAMSIMIVTFILFMAYRLLSSNRKQAYRTLLISLSFILIQQFLHLSMTLGLTPRNDYLLYTEKLLQVLAFIVINFAIFELYYRIRPRTRLWFIVLLGSEFIACILDIVNRTMESISIEVLTVITEFRAPIQDGLLLLLGPLFMLMFAPHIGQPRKYMISLVIVSLAQLLSIFQTYWFENVRWLTNFSEILPVIYYGLLFMLVFERVVELLQAVYRSSITDGLTNLFNRRYFMSRLEKAVLSKRPLGTIFCDIDNFKRLNDTHGHAKADTVLKQVANIMSEETEGMGLAGRYGGEELVAFVFGPNTAIEHAAEAIRRRTEKETIVTISVGICQASPGIAPEQLMSNADQAMYSSKANGKNRVTTFTI; encoded by the coding sequence ATGGATATTCCTTTGTTAACATCGAATGATATTATCCTATTACTTACTTCTGCCATGTCGATCATGATTGTAACCTTCATCCTGTTCATGGCTTACAGACTCCTCAGTAGCAATCGCAAACAAGCTTACCGAACATTGCTCATCTCACTAAGCTTTATTCTCATCCAGCAGTTCTTACATCTTTCGATGACCCTCGGTCTAACACCGAGAAACGACTACCTGCTCTATACTGAAAAGCTACTGCAGGTGCTTGCCTTCATCGTGATCAACTTCGCCATCTTTGAACTCTATTATCGCATAAGACCAAGAACGCGTCTTTGGTTCATTGTATTATTAGGTAGTGAATTCATCGCCTGTATTCTCGACATTGTAAATCGTACGATGGAAAGCATCAGTATAGAAGTGCTAACAGTAATTACGGAATTCAGAGCACCGATTCAAGACGGTTTGCTATTGTTACTTGGACCGCTGTTCATGCTCATGTTCGCCCCACATATCGGTCAACCGCGCAAATATATGATCAGTCTCGTTATTGTTTCCCTAGCACAATTGCTGAGCATCTTTCAAACCTATTGGTTCGAAAATGTCCGTTGGCTAACTAACTTCAGTGAAATATTGCCTGTTATTTACTACGGTTTATTGTTCATGCTTGTCTTTGAACGTGTTGTCGAGCTATTGCAGGCAGTCTATCGTTCATCAATCACAGATGGACTAACGAATTTGTTCAATCGCCGCTACTTCATGAGCCGGCTGGAGAAGGCGGTCCTATCTAAGCGACCGCTAGGAACGATCTTTTGCGACATCGATAACTTCAAACGACTTAACGATACACATGGTCATGCTAAGGCAGACACTGTGCTCAAACAAGTCGCGAACATCATGTCGGAAGAAACTGAGGGAATGGGGTTAGCCGGCCGTTACGGCGGTGAAGAGCTGGTCGCATTCGTCTTCGGGCCGAATACCGCAATTGAACATGCTGCAGAAGCGATTCGAAGACGTACAGAGAAAGAGACGATCGTCACCATTAGCGTCGGGATTTGTCAAGCGAGTCCCGGCATCGCCCCAGAGCAGTTAATGTCAAATGCAGACCAAGCGATGTACAGTAGCAAAGCAAATGGAAAAAACCGAGTTACAACGTTTACGATTTGA
- a CDS encoding glycosyltransferase family 4 protein, whose amino-acid sequence MKILQALFFPPEQPGGVSSMVPPIAERFRNLGFEVELFSLPKRIRNKGQDEIVFETFDWKQFAGNAMVDKYIQTYKDYLWWVKLRLSSQNFDLIHSHHPIAALAMKQVFEDTPILMTVHSSYEKELILNGKIAEGGPEHLFLTAIYRELEHQMDQLLTVSNTFAQYMGTFLEQPERIEVIPNGYDERRFKPIAHENETTQLVSVCRLVPAKGLDILLKACAELRRRNCNFVLHLIGDGPSREELEQLSQQLGIYDDTIFYGYMLHPEEMIPFFDVFVLPSRAESFGSVFAEAALCMLALVGTDVGGISEQIQDGVNGRLVPADHPIALADALETVISDPHYRYELARAGWNKAVSTYSLNRVIGQLKRIYSSYGNVPVEE is encoded by the coding sequence TTGAAAATTTTGCAGGCGTTATTTTTTCCGCCGGAGCAACCAGGTGGCGTATCGTCCATGGTACCGCCGATCGCTGAGCGGTTTCGTAATCTCGGCTTTGAAGTGGAGTTATTTTCATTACCGAAAAGAATTCGTAATAAAGGTCAAGACGAGATTGTGTTTGAGACTTTCGACTGGAAGCAATTCGCTGGGAACGCGATGGTTGATAAATATATCCAAACCTATAAGGATTATCTGTGGTGGGTGAAGCTTCGGCTTTCTTCGCAAAATTTTGATCTTATTCATAGCCATCATCCGATAGCAGCATTAGCGATGAAGCAGGTGTTTGAGGATACTCCGATTTTGATGACTGTTCACTCAAGTTATGAGAAAGAGCTTATTTTGAATGGGAAAATTGCTGAAGGAGGACCTGAGCATCTTTTCTTAACAGCAATCTATCGCGAGCTTGAGCATCAGATGGATCAGTTGCTGACGGTTTCGAATACGTTTGCTCAATATATGGGTACGTTCTTGGAGCAACCTGAGCGAATCGAAGTCATTCCGAACGGATACGATGAGCGTAGATTTAAGCCGATCGCGCATGAGAACGAGACTACACAGCTTGTATCCGTATGCCGCTTAGTTCCTGCGAAAGGGCTAGACATCTTGTTAAAGGCATGTGCTGAGCTACGTCGAAGGAATTGTAATTTCGTGCTTCATCTGATTGGTGATGGACCGTCGCGAGAAGAGCTGGAGCAGCTATCGCAACAGCTAGGTATTTATGATGATACGATTTTCTATGGTTATATGTTACATCCGGAAGAGATGATTCCGTTTTTTGATGTGTTCGTGCTACCTTCTCGTGCAGAATCGTTCGGCTCTGTATTTGCTGAAGCGGCACTTTGCATGTTGGCGTTAGTGGGTACAGATGTGGGCGGAATTAGTGAGCAAATTCAAGACGGAGTGAACGGGAGGCTAGTTCCCGCCGATCATCCAATTGCGCTAGCAGACGCCCTTGAAACCGTAATTTCAGATCCTCATTACCGTTATGAGTTAGCGCGTGCAGGCTGGAATAAAGCGGTAAGTACGTATTCGTTGAATCGTGTCATTGGGCAATTGAAACGGATTTACAGCTCCTATGGCAACGTACCTGTTGAGGAATAA
- a CDS encoding DNA repair exonuclease — translation MGVAFSFIHAADLHLDSPFKGMGSAPDYVKERLRDSTFAALRRLVAIAKQERVDFIVLSGDLYDAADRSLRAQLKLQRALTELTEEGIDVFIVHGNHDPLSGRQAKLDVPSGVHVCGAEGVECIPAHTRNGELVAHVYGISYATSAVNQNLAQRFKVKGGAPFHLAILHANVDGNASHDNYAPCQLQELVDSGFQYWALGHIHDRRVLHEYPHVVYAGNIQGRSIRETGEKGIYLVSVSSSGAITLDFREVADVVWQEVSVTIDGLEREQQLKERLLRSMDELVKRSSGRPVVMRFRIEGRGVLHERLMESIVVDEWLEELREWSSDGEYSLDTWIWPDAISVRSGGLLQLEATAEEDGFVGELVRMGIAGVSSPESARDWLMDAMDKTRSQPKIREWVAARSDEELIQLLQQAMELSVSLLKEDEE, via the coding sequence ATGGGAGTTGCTTTTTCATTCATACATGCTGCTGATCTTCATCTAGATAGTCCATTCAAGGGAATGGGGAGTGCACCGGACTACGTAAAAGAGCGATTGCGCGATTCGACGTTTGCGGCGCTTCGTCGTCTAGTTGCGATAGCAAAGCAGGAGCGAGTAGATTTCATCGTACTGTCAGGTGACTTGTACGATGCAGCGGATCGCTCGCTACGTGCTCAGCTTAAGCTACAGCGTGCGCTCACAGAGCTAACGGAGGAAGGGATCGATGTATTTATCGTCCACGGCAATCATGATCCACTGAGCGGACGACAAGCGAAGCTTGATGTGCCATCGGGTGTACATGTTTGTGGAGCTGAAGGCGTCGAATGTATTCCCGCACATACACGCAATGGGGAATTGGTTGCACATGTATATGGAATTTCGTATGCCACTTCGGCAGTGAATCAAAATTTGGCGCAACGCTTCAAAGTGAAGGGCGGGGCGCCTTTTCATTTGGCAATATTACACGCGAATGTGGATGGAAATGCCTCTCATGATAATTATGCACCTTGTCAATTGCAAGAGTTAGTGGACTCGGGATTTCAATATTGGGCATTAGGACATATTCATGATCGACGAGTTCTTCATGAATATCCTCATGTTGTATACGCAGGCAACATTCAAGGACGAAGCATACGAGAGACGGGTGAAAAAGGAATCTATCTCGTATCGGTATCCAGCAGCGGTGCGATTACACTAGACTTTCGTGAAGTCGCTGACGTGGTTTGGCAGGAGGTTTCGGTAACGATTGACGGCTTGGAGCGGGAGCAGCAGTTAAAGGAGCGATTGCTGCGATCGATGGACGAGCTAGTGAAGCGTTCATCGGGACGTCCTGTGGTCATGCGTTTTCGAATTGAAGGTCGCGGAGTGCTGCATGAGCGGTTAATGGAATCTATTGTTGTAGATGAATGGTTGGAAGAGCTTAGAGAGTGGTCGAGCGATGGCGAATATTCGTTGGATACTTGGATTTGGCCTGACGCAATAAGTGTTCGTTCTGGCGGACTATTGCAGCTTGAAGCTACTGCGGAAGAGGATGGCTTTGTTGGCGAGCTGGTGCGCATGGGTATTGCAGGTGTGAGCAGCCCAGAAAGCGCAAGAGATTGGCTTATGGATGCGATGGACAAAACGCGTAGTCAACCTAAGATCCGCGAATGGGTCGCAGCACGTAGCGATGAAGAGCTCATCCAATTGCTTCAGCAAGCGATGGAGCTATCGGTATCTTTGCTTAAGGAAGATGAGGAATAA
- a CDS encoding AAA family ATPase translates to MYIRELQVEGYGALSAVNLKLDAPVTIIYGTNEAGKSTLLRFTRSMLYGFPTRKDPVERGEPVRGGRHGGRLVVVTNDGQELVLERYADRTAGLTVRDENGQERTYSQVEWERLRLGGISEKLFRQLFAVSLDELHQLRSLQGEEIGNYIYNAGLAGGAALSSAKRKITAELDKLYRPKGSTQEINKLIASLKVAEANLRLSEDRVAAYKETAVRLFEVEAQLAQVDEQIPTLRQQVTELQSVYELREWWLRWKLLQLELEEARHPLPNPSAPLLADVTIMNWTRLKQNKAAILAKLLEVRATAAELERRKVTTASDRDEVGRLSRRKEGQGKAKHNGRATSNRLSYIVSAVLGGIAIAIPIIVALTSERVEPLHFILTVLLLIAPGMITLDQIRKGANRDQTVGNATSPEEQELVSIRAYEVMVEDQLQAVESEMSQLLEDIQAADSKELEQRILIDEHCRSLQRDMREMQLRLESGRSEENKRKLYHFLENNDETALTAMLDQSSSVLDSEEQKRSELLDQRGRLAHELERLQREAEAEDRSSIIREQESRLDASLERYAILSLSERLMVRTKELFEEERQPEVLQLASRYFEQMTGGTYTRIIVPGDQPTLRVETKERGSIDSSFLSRGTQEQLYLAMRFALAGAAAMEQPLPLLLDDLFVHFDERRLEQMLPVISEIALTRQLILFTCHRHVAQSIAQAIPSSQMVILPERGG, encoded by the coding sequence ATGTACATACGAGAGCTACAGGTAGAAGGATATGGGGCGCTATCAGCAGTGAATTTGAAGTTAGATGCACCCGTTACGATTATTTATGGAACGAATGAGGCGGGAAAAAGTACGTTGCTACGATTTACGCGGAGTATGCTGTATGGTTTCCCCACAAGGAAAGACCCCGTTGAGCGCGGTGAGCCCGTACGAGGTGGACGACACGGTGGCCGATTAGTCGTAGTAACTAACGATGGACAAGAGCTTGTGCTTGAGCGATATGCAGATCGGACTGCGGGTCTTACGGTGCGCGATGAGAATGGTCAGGAGCGTACTTATAGTCAAGTTGAATGGGAACGGCTGAGGTTAGGGGGGATATCGGAGAAGCTGTTTCGTCAGCTATTCGCAGTTTCCTTAGATGAGCTTCATCAGCTCCGTTCACTTCAGGGCGAAGAAATAGGCAATTATATTTATAATGCTGGGTTAGCGGGTGGAGCAGCACTATCATCTGCAAAGCGTAAAATTACTGCCGAGCTAGATAAGCTATACCGTCCGAAAGGTTCGACACAGGAAATTAACAAGCTAATCGCCTCGCTCAAAGTAGCTGAAGCCAATCTTCGATTAAGTGAAGATCGTGTGGCTGCCTACAAGGAGACTGCGGTTAGATTGTTTGAAGTGGAGGCTCAGCTTGCACAAGTTGATGAGCAAATACCAACGCTTCGGCAACAAGTCACAGAGCTTCAAAGTGTATATGAATTGCGTGAATGGTGGCTTCGATGGAAGCTGCTTCAGCTTGAGCTAGAAGAAGCTCGTCACCCGTTGCCAAATCCCTCAGCACCGCTGCTTGCAGATGTAACCATCATGAATTGGACACGTCTGAAGCAAAATAAAGCGGCGATACTAGCGAAACTGCTAGAGGTGCGTGCAACGGCTGCGGAGCTAGAGCGTCGTAAAGTGACTACTGCTTCGGATAGAGATGAAGTGGGTCGACTTTCTCGCCGAAAGGAAGGGCAGGGCAAAGCCAAACATAATGGACGAGCAACCTCGAATCGTCTATCGTATATCGTAAGTGCGGTGCTCGGTGGTATTGCAATAGCGATCCCTATTATCGTTGCATTAACGAGTGAACGGGTAGAGCCACTCCATTTTATTTTGACAGTATTGTTACTCATTGCACCAGGGATGATCACGTTAGATCAAATTCGCAAGGGAGCCAATCGTGATCAAACTGTTGGCAATGCGACATCGCCTGAAGAACAGGAGCTCGTCTCCATTCGAGCTTATGAAGTGATGGTTGAGGATCAATTACAAGCTGTCGAGTCAGAAATGAGTCAGCTGTTAGAGGATATTCAAGCTGCCGATTCGAAGGAGCTTGAGCAACGGATTCTAATTGATGAGCATTGTCGATCGCTTCAACGAGACATGCGGGAGATGCAACTGCGCTTGGAATCGGGTAGAAGCGAAGAAAATAAGCGGAAACTTTATCACTTCCTTGAAAATAATGACGAGACAGCTCTTACAGCCATGCTAGATCAGAGTAGCTCCGTACTCGATTCCGAGGAGCAGAAGCGATCTGAACTCCTCGATCAGCGGGGGCGACTAGCGCATGAGCTCGAACGGTTACAGCGTGAAGCTGAGGCGGAAGATCGCAGCTCAATCATTCGTGAGCAAGAGAGTAGATTAGATGCTTCGCTAGAACGATATGCAATACTCTCACTTAGCGAGCGATTAATGGTCCGAACGAAGGAGCTATTCGAGGAGGAGCGACAACCAGAGGTGCTGCAGCTGGCGTCACGTTATTTCGAGCAAATGACAGGCGGTACATACACACGCATTATTGTTCCCGGAGATCAACCAACACTACGTGTTGAAACGAAGGAACGAGGTTCGATCGATAGCAGCTTTCTTAGTCGCGGTACACAGGAACAGCTCTATTTGGCGATGAGATTTGCGCTTGCAGGAGCTGCTGCAATGGAACAGCCACTGCCTCTATTGCTTGATGATCTGTTCGTTCATTTCGATGAACGACGACTTGAACAAATGTTACCTGTGATCTCGGAAATTGCATTGACCAGGCAATTGATTCTGTTTACTTGTCATCGTCATGTTGCTCAATCTATAGCTCAAGCAATCCCCTCATCGCAAATGGTGATCCTCCCTGAGCGAGGGGGATAA
- a CDS encoding glycoside hydrolase family 15 protein, protein MSNEVKLQEHLRKKPYLVDAIAGNSAMLVSLGQTGRLYRLWWPHIDYPQHVDEIRTGLSLSSMPGGVTWFDSTEAGWQHGANYVPHTNAYRVSSSHPDYPVQVEQTDYAAPGQPLMVRNYRLTYQGTETTDLEFYHYGSFRIAENEFYATTEFRGEHDALLHYRHEYAFAVGSSAECSGYQAGTGTWDAAASGNLNGNEIDMQPDGALKWTFTNIAPGQTVEFPIYIAAGDSRESALAALAHAKSRASNEWFDEMVAYWTNFLANATPCPSEDQAIAELYERSQLAMKLMADEQTGTIVAAPEFDEYFSRCGGYAYSWGRDAAFVTTAFNKAGLGDLSEKFYDWALTAQEPDGSWQQRHYHDGRLAPNWGLQIDEGSSILWGMWEYYVHSGQKQNFLDRVWPAVEKGAAFLVQYLDPETGLPKPSRDLWEEREAEHTYSAAAVFGGLTAAASFARRKGEDELAVAWEQSAQQIAQSIDEHCWNEERGSYYRGIKLTVSKEAYEAAHERGESGVVFQRDKGYWKHILDFDPIVDISLLGLSVPFGAVPIDAPRMKQTADTIQELLTSPKVGGIKRYEDDHYIGGNPWILTTLWLSHYRALQGQYENARELLQFAVNNVTSSGLLPEQVDRNTGETAWVVPLTWSHAMYILAVHFLAEKGELK, encoded by the coding sequence ATGAGTAACGAAGTGAAGTTGCAAGAGCATTTACGTAAGAAACCGTATCTTGTGGATGCTATTGCGGGAAATTCAGCCATGCTCGTATCGCTCGGTCAAACCGGGAGATTGTATCGACTATGGTGGCCGCATATTGACTATCCGCAGCATGTGGATGAGATCCGCACAGGATTGAGCTTATCAAGCATGCCGGGGGGCGTGACTTGGTTTGATTCAACTGAAGCGGGCTGGCAGCATGGGGCCAATTATGTGCCGCACACGAATGCGTATCGCGTGAGTTCCTCTCATCCGGATTACCCGGTGCAAGTAGAGCAAACAGATTATGCAGCTCCAGGGCAGCCTTTAATGGTTCGGAATTATCGCTTAACTTATCAAGGTACAGAAACAACAGATTTAGAGTTTTACCACTACGGATCATTCAGAATTGCTGAAAATGAATTTTATGCGACAACCGAGTTCCGGGGGGAACACGATGCGCTCCTTCATTATCGGCATGAGTATGCATTCGCAGTCGGAAGCTCGGCAGAATGTAGTGGCTACCAAGCAGGAACTGGAACTTGGGATGCTGCAGCAAGTGGTAACTTGAACGGTAACGAAATCGACATGCAGCCAGATGGTGCATTGAAGTGGACATTCACTAATATTGCGCCTGGACAGACGGTGGAATTCCCAATTTACATCGCCGCAGGCGATAGTCGTGAAAGCGCGCTTGCAGCTCTTGCGCATGCAAAGAGTCGTGCGTCTAACGAATGGTTTGACGAGATGGTTGCTTATTGGACGAATTTCTTGGCGAATGCGACTCCTTGCCCTAGTGAGGATCAGGCAATCGCAGAACTATACGAACGTTCACAGCTTGCGATGAAGCTAATGGCTGACGAGCAAACAGGAACGATCGTAGCTGCACCTGAATTTGATGAGTATTTCAGTCGGTGTGGAGGCTATGCTTATAGCTGGGGACGCGATGCAGCATTCGTAACGACGGCGTTCAACAAAGCAGGTCTTGGTGATCTATCCGAGAAGTTTTATGATTGGGCGCTTACTGCACAGGAGCCGGACGGCTCTTGGCAGCAACGACACTATCATGATGGGAGATTGGCGCCGAACTGGGGTCTGCAAATCGATGAAGGCTCTTCGATTTTGTGGGGGATGTGGGAATACTACGTTCACTCAGGGCAGAAGCAAAACTTCTTAGACCGGGTATGGCCAGCAGTGGAAAAAGGTGCAGCGTTCCTCGTGCAATATTTGGATCCGGAAACCGGCCTTCCTAAGCCGAGCCGTGATCTATGGGAAGAGCGCGAAGCGGAGCACACTTATTCTGCAGCGGCAGTATTCGGCGGCTTAACAGCAGCAGCATCCTTCGCACGTCGTAAAGGCGAAGATGAGCTTGCAGTCGCATGGGAGCAGTCCGCGCAACAGATTGCACAGTCGATTGATGAGCATTGCTGGAATGAAGAGCGTGGCTCCTATTACCGTGGCATAAAGTTAACGGTATCGAAGGAAGCTTACGAAGCAGCTCATGAGCGTGGTGAATCCGGAGTTGTGTTCCAACGGGATAAGGGCTATTGGAAGCATATACTCGACTTTGATCCCATTGTCGATATTAGCTTGCTCGGCTTAAGTGTTCCGTTCGGTGCTGTACCGATTGATGCGCCAAGAATGAAGCAAACAGCGGATACGATTCAAGAGCTTCTGACCTCTCCTAAAGTTGGCGGTATTAAACGTTACGAGGACGATCACTATATTGGTGGAAATCCGTGGATTTTGACAACGTTATGGCTTAGCCATTACCGTGCGTTACAAGGACAGTATGAGAATGCGCGAGAATTGCTTCAATTTGCTGTGAACAATGTAACTTCTTCAGGTCTTCTACCTGAGCAAGTGGATCGAAACACAGGTGAGACTGCGTGGGTTGTTCCATTGACTTGGTCTCATGCGATGTATATTTTGGCGGTTCATTTCCTTGCGGAGAAGGGCGAGCTGAAGTAA
- a CDS encoding transposase — protein sequence MGDVRERYTKEFKRKTIEHMEATGKKPIDIQRELGISKSTLSPWIKQYGSNVTKEQTQVFVDYERLKRLEQEYKDLQEENEILKKAMHFFTKDRD from the coding sequence ATGGGAGACGTTCGAGAAAGGTATACCAAAGAATTTAAGCGCAAAACAATCGAACACATGGAGGCAACCGGCAAGAAACCAATCGATATCCAGAGAGAATTAGGGATTTCTAAAAGTACGCTAAGCCCATGGATTAAGCAATATGGTAGCAATGTGACCAAGGAACAAACGCAGGTCTTTGTCGATTACGAGCGCCTCAAAAGGCTGGAGCAAGAGTATAAAGATCTTCAGGAAGAGAACGAAATCCTAAAAAAAGCGATGCACTTCTTCACGAAAGACCGGGACTAA